The following coding sequences are from one Ctenopharyngodon idella isolate HZGC_01 chromosome 17, HZGC01, whole genome shotgun sequence window:
- the LOC127498253 gene encoding DNA-binding protein inhibitor ID-2-like has protein sequence MIDAAVPTNERNPNQRVNNPPSRAYIYSDDSSLIHCVCFNSPVQRGNLEHKSDSSNETVSHRAVNMKAVSPVRSFRKSSANVTEHSLGISRSKTPVDDPLSLLYNMNDCYSKLKELVPSIPQNKNVSKMEILQHVIDYILDLQIALDSNSAITSLHHPRAGQGTSRTPLTTLNTDISILSLQTPEFQSDLITEDSRTLYR, from the exons ATGATTGACGCGGCCGTTCCCACCAATGAGCGCAATCCAAACCAGCGCGTGAACAACCCACCTAGCAGGGCGTATATATACAGCGATGACAGCTCGCTAATCCACTGCGTTTGCTTCAACAGCCCAGTGCAAAGAGGAAATCTCGAACACAAAAGCGATTCTTCCAACGAAACCGTTTCTCACAGAGCTGTCAACATGAAGGCAGTAAGCCCAGTGAGGTCTTTCCGGAAAAGTAGCGCGAATGTGACGGAGCACAGTCTGGGAATCTCACGGAGCAAGACCCCCGTGGACGATCCCCTGAGCCTGCTGTACAACATGAACGACTGCTACTCGAAACTGAAGGAACTGGTGCCGAGTATCCCGCAGAACAAGAACGTGAGCAAAATGGAAATCCTGCAGCATGTCATCGATTATATCCTGGACCTGCAGATCGCACTTGACTCGAATTCGGCTATCACCAGCCTGCATCACCCGCGAGCAGGGCAGGGGACATCCAGAACACCCCTGACAACACTCAACACAGACATCAGCATCCTCTCATTACAG ACACCTGAGTTTCAATCAGACTTGATCACAGAGGACAGCAGGACACTTTACCGTTAA